The following coding sequences lie in one Tichowtungia aerotolerans genomic window:
- a CDS encoding sulfatase-like hydrolase/transferase — MSRIRIFLYLFSICCCLRQNLLAEEPGRPNIIIFMTDDAGYSDISLYGSEIQTPHIDQLAERGVVFRTFYNNARCSPTRASLLTGLYPHSVGVGDLCGEGYASDLPGYAGYLKHTNNATIAELLGNAGYETLLSGKWHLGGEPEFSAGFNSHPMRRGFDNFYGLLGPSADYFEPQQYWDGFEPAEPPGNDPNWYSEDAFGDKAVEWIEDAVAEEKPFFLHLAFKAPHNPRQALDEDYRPYLPGYAKELWPSVMTDRVEKLKANGIIPEEWGANGFEFDDAYYDNMPEERAQNLREIAAIKAGAIVSADRNVGKVMAALDRLGQTGNTLVFFFSDNGSALAHDLNNIWNAPFRGSKGDLTEGGVASHCIVQWPDDISARRIVSAKADVLDIMPTVLDAAGVKYPEQFKERTLHPLEGVSLMPLLKDHDSFTVTHRKLFWELYGQKAVIQDNKWKYYQSYDTKTGVSEEFLFDLENDGTELNNLIDTPQGREIAAGLRADWKEWANRVGAEAYSVVKSARKEFHDQNPSIPPAAISSAQLVNGSFEGRSSRQLVPPGPSVDEAPGWRAFDTTGQNSIRLVTDPSGASDGNNYIEIISTLSGSGLGDTGVDVTTTGAGAFVLSVGKTYTVSFDAKWVSGPDNSLNVSIRAQDGSRDVGAQFAGESFSLASDWTSYSYTFDVTEEYRLPNGESPLLYIGFRPKNGGTLQEETIRIDHVQVTVH, encoded by the coding sequence ATGAGCCGCATCCGTATTTTTCTGTATCTGTTTTCTATTTGCTGCTGCCTGCGGCAGAACCTGCTGGCGGAAGAACCCGGACGGCCCAATATTATTATTTTTATGACCGATGATGCCGGGTATTCCGACATCAGTCTGTACGGCAGTGAGATCCAAACGCCGCATATTGATCAGTTGGCTGAACGCGGGGTTGTTTTCCGTACGTTTTATAATAATGCCCGTTGCAGTCCCACCCGGGCCTCTTTGCTGACGGGGCTTTATCCCCATAGTGTTGGCGTCGGAGACCTGTGTGGAGAAGGGTATGCCTCGGACCTGCCGGGATATGCCGGATATTTGAAACATACAAACAATGCGACTATCGCGGAACTGCTCGGCAATGCCGGTTATGAAACCCTGTTGAGCGGTAAGTGGCATCTGGGCGGTGAACCGGAGTTTTCTGCAGGTTTTAATTCCCACCCGATGCGAAGAGGATTCGATAATTTTTACGGGCTGCTCGGCCCTTCCGCCGACTACTTTGAGCCGCAGCAGTATTGGGACGGTTTTGAGCCGGCTGAGCCGCCGGGCAATGACCCGAACTGGTATTCGGAAGATGCTTTTGGGGATAAGGCGGTCGAATGGATTGAGGATGCTGTCGCCGAGGAAAAACCGTTCTTTTTACATTTGGCATTCAAGGCGCCGCACAATCCGCGGCAGGCGCTGGATGAAGATTATCGGCCATACCTGCCGGGGTATGCAAAGGAATTATGGCCGTCGGTCATGACGGATCGTGTGGAAAAGCTCAAAGCAAACGGAATCATTCCCGAGGAGTGGGGCGCCAACGGATTTGAATTTGATGATGCCTATTATGACAACATGCCGGAAGAACGGGCACAGAATCTGCGGGAAATTGCTGCAATCAAAGCGGGCGCGATTGTTTCCGCAGACCGGAATGTCGGCAAGGTCATGGCGGCACTGGACAGGCTGGGGCAGACCGGTAATACGCTGGTGTTTTTCTTCAGCGATAACGGCAGTGCATTGGCGCATGATCTGAACAACATCTGGAACGCTCCGTTTCGCGGAAGTAAAGGCGATTTGACCGAAGGCGGAGTGGCTTCTCACTGTATTGTCCAGTGGCCGGATGATATCAGCGCTCGCCGCATCGTTTCAGCAAAGGCCGACGTTCTGGATATTATGCCGACAGTGCTGGACGCCGCCGGAGTCAAATATCCTGAACAGTTCAAGGAGCGTACGCTGCATCCGCTGGAAGGAGTCAGTTTGATGCCGTTGTTGAAAGACCATGACAGTTTCACGGTAACCCATCGGAAACTGTTCTGGGAGCTGTACGGACAGAAGGCCGTCATCCAGGACAACAAGTGGAAATACTATCAGTCTTACGATACAAAAACAGGAGTCTCGGAAGAGTTCCTATTTGACCTGGAGAACGATGGAACGGAACTGAACAATCTGATTGATACACCGCAGGGACGCGAAATTGCAGCGGGGCTTCGTGCGGACTGGAAGGAATGGGCGAACCGGGTTGGCGCAGAGGCATATTCGGTGGTGAAGAGCGCCCGGAAAGAATTCCATGACCAGAACCCGTCCATACCTCCGGCTGCCATTTCGTCGGCGCAGCTGGTCAACGGAAGTTTTGAAGGCCGTTCCTCCAGGCAGCTGGTCCCGCCGGGTCCGTCTGTTGATGAGGCGCCGGGATGGCGCGCATTTGATACCACCGGTCAAAACAGTATCCGTTTGGTGACAGACCCTTCCGGCGCCAGTGATGGGAACAATTACATTGAAATTATCTCCACTCTGAGCGGAAGTGGGCTCGGAGACACCGGTGTTGATGTGACGACAACCGGCGCCGGAGCATTTGTCCTTTCCGTCGGGAAAACCTATACGGTTTCATTTGATGCGAAATGGGTGTCCGGTCCGGACAATTCGCTGAATGTATCGATTCGTGCCCAAGACGGCAGTCGGGATGTCGGGGCGCAGTTTGCTGGAGAAAGCTTTTCCCTTGCCTCGGACTGGACATCATACAGTTACACATTTGACGTTACTGAAGAATACCGACTGCCAAACGGAGAGAGTCCGTTGCTCTATATCGGCTTCCGGCCTAAAAACGGCGGGACCCTGCAGGAGGAGACGATCCGGATTGATCATGTTCAGGTGACTGTTCATTAG
- a CDS encoding carbohydrate binding domain-containing protein codes for MRKIVSVLLGILLAGVVSANVVVNGSFETGPIGILSPLPAVDQVTGWRAFDTTGSTVTFELINDPSEATDGDNYMKIVSVGAASGDAAIDITHTGAGGVSLSPGVTYRVSFDAKRVSGTANNLALTIRTYDGGSILEQFITTGLSLSEEWTTYSYEIAPTLFEAGGGEGNLYIGFRPKGATLLNETICIDNVSVTEVPNELGNGGFESGTVGLYPAAGLPNIDNGIPGWRMFDTTKSSVSYELVNDPAGATEGSNYVKIISTAGASGSADAALDIYQVNPGVNAFRLSPGASYTVSFDAKVIAGTDNRLEVQVKTFEGTSILENNLVGEVITLTADWTTYSYEIRPTLFESNGTDPNFYIGLRTKAGGFLLDETVCIDNLTVSELPKPRRLVNGSFEEGPVGDLSLPSNDEVTGWRAFDVSGSNSIELVNDPAEATDGAHYVKITSVLSGVNSDTGFDVTMNGAGKCMLSTGVTYRVLFDAKWVSGSDNSLNFQVKTFEEGTGGPVFEDQLVSENITLASEWTTYSYEFTPTLLPSNGVNGITFYAGFRPKDGVYLQDEIIYIDNVRLLDLAYTYTGWIESYPTLGISTNYTDDPDADGMNNLLEYALGGDPSASDASSVKPSSVMDGEWIYYIYKQHKEYEQLGLDYSVFSGLELDSALLTNATSVIGSGEYDADFNLVTNGILTDVQQAFMQLKVQKTE; via the coding sequence GTGAGGAAAATTGTATCCGTATTGTTAGGTATTCTGCTGGCTGGGGTGGTCAGTGCGAACGTAGTCGTTAATGGAAGCTTTGAGACAGGACCGATCGGTATTCTCAGTCCGTTGCCTGCAGTGGATCAGGTAACCGGCTGGCGTGCGTTTGATACTACGGGGAGTACTGTCACGTTTGAACTGATTAATGATCCTTCAGAGGCAACGGATGGGGACAATTATATGAAGATTGTTTCGGTCGGTGCGGCGTCCGGTGATGCCGCTATTGATATTACACATACCGGTGCCGGCGGAGTTTCTCTTTCTCCCGGGGTTACTTACAGGGTTTCATTTGATGCCAAGCGGGTATCTGGCACCGCCAATAATCTGGCTCTGACAATCCGAACATATGATGGCGGCTCTATTCTGGAACAGTTTATTACCACAGGGCTTTCGCTTTCAGAAGAGTGGACAACCTATTCTTATGAAATTGCACCGACTCTCTTTGAAGCGGGAGGGGGCGAAGGCAATCTGTATATTGGCTTTCGGCCGAAAGGCGCCACTCTGCTTAATGAGACTATTTGTATTGATAATGTTTCTGTAACCGAGGTGCCTAACGAGCTTGGGAACGGAGGTTTTGAAAGCGGGACCGTTGGGCTTTATCCGGCGGCGGGACTGCCGAATATTGATAACGGAATTCCGGGCTGGCGTATGTTTGATACTACAAAAAGCTCGGTTTCATATGAACTGGTGAATGATCCTGCAGGAGCCACCGAGGGCAGTAATTATGTGAAGATTATTTCCACAGCAGGAGCAAGCGGATCTGCAGATGCTGCATTGGACATTTATCAGGTAAACCCGGGCGTCAATGCGTTTCGGCTTTCGCCGGGAGCCAGCTATACGGTTTCGTTTGATGCCAAGGTGATTGCGGGAACCGATAATCGCCTTGAGGTTCAGGTTAAGACTTTTGAGGGTACGTCCATCCTAGAGAATAATCTGGTGGGAGAGGTCATTACGCTCACAGCCGATTGGACAACTTATTCCTACGAAATCAGACCGACTCTGTTTGAATCGAATGGAACAGATCCTAATTTTTACATTGGACTTCGGACCAAAGCAGGCGGGTTTTTACTGGATGAGACGGTTTGCATTGATAACCTGACGGTTTCAGAGCTTCCAAAGCCCAGACGTCTTGTCAACGGCAGCTTCGAAGAGGGACCGGTCGGCGATCTTTCTCTGCCTTCAAATGATGAGGTGACCGGCTGGCGGGCATTTGATGTGTCGGGCAGCAACAGCATTGAACTGGTCAATGATCCAGCCGAGGCAACGGACGGTGCCCATTACGTGAAAATCACATCGGTTCTGAGTGGTGTCAACAGCGATACCGGATTCGATGTTACGATGAACGGTGCCGGGAAATGCATGCTTTCCACAGGGGTTACATACCGGGTTCTATTTGATGCCAAATGGGTGTCCGGATCGGATAACTCGCTGAATTTTCAGGTGAAAACCTTTGAAGAGGGAACCGGAGGTCCGGTTTTCGAAGACCAGTTAGTCAGTGAAAACATTACGCTCGCCTCAGAATGGACCACTTATTCGTATGAATTTACGCCAACCCTGCTGCCATCCAATGGAGTCAACGGTATCACGTTTTATGCCGGGTTCCGTCCCAAAGACGGCGTGTATCTACAGGATGAGATTATCTATATCGATAATGTACGACTGCTCGATCTGGCGTACACCTATACCGGATGGATTGAGTCATATCCGACCTTGGGCATATCAACCAATTACACGGATGATCCGGATGCGGACGGAATGAACAACCTTCTTGAATATGCGCTTGGGGGAGATCCATCCGCTTCAGATGCCTCTTCCGTTAAGCCTTCTTCCGTAATGGATGGCGAGTGGATCTATTATATCTATAAGCAGCACAAGGAGTATGAACAGCTCGGTCTGGATTACAGCGTGTTTTCGGGATTGGAACTGGATTCGGCTCTGTTGACGAATGCCACGTCTGTCATTGGTTCCGGCGAGTATGATGCGGACTTTAATCTGGTGACAAACGGTATTCTGACGGATGTCCAACAGGCCTTTATGCAGTTGAAAGTTCAAAAGACCGAGTAG
- a CDS encoding GntR family transcriptional regulator translates to MQKFERLAATIEKQIEKGDFSLSGLPSERILAEKLGANRLTIRKALSLLEQKKMISRADNGRYEITPQTVGSSQNVRVAILTPPAFSSGNIRIWYEELFRCAEQHSVLFRPFLFVHWNDTSISDVFSNFDGVFIIPSEEKIPEETLLQFLAKDGLVFLNTNMSHHQILSINLYPAIFVRQLLDQLSQMGHQNIACLHLQSDISDVLNNRISQWEYWSTLNENTAPFIKANINPFNEGYTFLDEQIQKGALKNITAVFCTTVHAAIALIRACKNNGLDPEKDISICTIDDEGIGMHSTPSITCFEKPDIQKILRPVFNWIKAGGNLDTWKGPLLIEPANLKVYPGETLHPPVNK, encoded by the coding sequence ATGCAAAAATTTGAACGCTTGGCAGCGACAATCGAGAAGCAAATCGAAAAGGGAGACTTTTCTCTTTCCGGGTTACCCAGCGAACGCATTCTGGCGGAAAAGCTGGGAGCCAACCGACTGACCATTCGCAAAGCCCTCTCCCTGCTGGAACAAAAAAAAATGATCAGCCGGGCAGATAACGGCCGTTATGAAATAACCCCCCAAACGGTCGGCTCATCTCAAAACGTACGGGTCGCAATTCTCACCCCACCCGCTTTTTCATCAGGTAACATTCGAATCTGGTACGAAGAACTCTTTCGCTGTGCAGAACAACACAGCGTTCTGTTTCGCCCCTTCCTGTTCGTCCACTGGAACGATACCTCCATCAGCGATGTGTTCTCCAACTTCGACGGCGTATTCATTATTCCGTCAGAAGAAAAAATCCCGGAGGAAACACTTCTGCAGTTTCTGGCCAAAGACGGTCTGGTGTTTCTGAACACCAATATGAGTCATCATCAGATTCTTTCGATCAATCTGTACCCTGCCATTTTCGTTCGTCAGCTGCTGGATCAGCTGAGCCAAATGGGGCATCAGAACATTGCCTGCCTGCACCTCCAGTCAGATATCAGTGATGTACTGAACAATCGAATCAGCCAGTGGGAGTACTGGAGCACCCTCAACGAGAATACGGCTCCGTTCATTAAAGCAAACATCAATCCGTTTAACGAAGGGTACACATTTCTTGACGAACAGATTCAAAAGGGTGCCCTGAAAAACATTACCGCTGTTTTCTGCACAACCGTTCATGCAGCAATCGCTTTGATCCGCGCCTGCAAAAACAACGGCCTGGACCCCGAAAAAGATATCTCAATCTGCACAATCGATGATGAAGGTATCGGCATGCACTCCACCCCAAGCATTACCTGTTTTGAAAAGCCGGACATCCAGAAAATCCTGCGCCCCGTGTTTAACTGGATTAAGGCAGGCGGCAATCTGGATACATGGAAAGGCCCGCTCCTGATTGAACCGGCAAATCTGAAAGTCTACCCCGGAGAAACCCTGCACCCACCCGTTAACAAGTGA
- a CDS encoding FprA family A-type flavoprotein, protein MHAREIKKGIEAICCVHWERRLFDSLIPLPDGTSYNAYLVRGETATALVDSADPALRDELMEQLQGVDNIDYVVSQHSEQDHAGALPDVLKRFPSAKLLCSEKARDMLISHLHVPEERVRVVADGESVSLGNKTLTFIYTPWVHWPETMCTYVPEDQCLFSCDFFGSHLATTDLYVTDQAKVYEAAKRYYAEIMMPFRAIIAKNIEKLSELDFDMIAPSHGPVYDQPDFILEAYKDWISPQMKNEVVLPYISMHGSTEMMVKHLIDALTAKGVSVQAFDLAVVDIGKLAIALVDAATLIVGTPTVHVGPHPAVYYVSHLANLLKPKLKYAAIVGSYGWSSKAIEQIAGLIPNLKVDVLGTVLQKGLPDAGTFAQIDILADNIAKAHYADELVSGTGRAV, encoded by the coding sequence ATGCATGCAAGAGAGATAAAAAAGGGAATCGAAGCCATCTGCTGTGTGCACTGGGAACGTCGGCTTTTTGATTCTCTGATTCCTCTTCCTGACGGAACCAGCTATAACGCCTATCTGGTGCGAGGCGAGACGGCTACGGCGCTGGTCGACAGCGCCGACCCCGCGCTGCGCGACGAGCTGATGGAACAGCTCCAAGGCGTGGATAACATTGATTATGTGGTCTCCCAGCATTCCGAACAGGATCATGCCGGCGCGCTTCCCGATGTGCTGAAACGGTTTCCATCTGCGAAACTGCTGTGCAGCGAAAAAGCCCGCGACATGCTGATCTCGCACCTGCATGTTCCGGAGGAACGCGTCCGGGTGGTGGCCGATGGTGAGAGCGTTTCGCTTGGCAACAAAACACTGACCTTTATTTATACACCATGGGTGCACTGGCCGGAAACCATGTGCACCTATGTGCCGGAAGATCAATGCCTGTTTTCCTGCGATTTTTTCGGGTCTCATTTGGCGACGACCGACCTGTATGTGACTGATCAGGCAAAGGTTTATGAGGCGGCCAAGCGCTATTATGCCGAAATCATGATGCCGTTCCGCGCGATCATCGCTAAAAATATCGAAAAGCTCTCGGAGCTTGATTTCGATATGATCGCCCCGAGCCATGGCCCCGTTTACGACCAGCCGGATTTTATCCTTGAGGCGTATAAAGACTGGATTTCGCCGCAGATGAAAAACGAAGTGGTGCTGCCGTATATCAGCATGCACGGCTCCACTGAAATGATGGTGAAACATCTGATCGATGCGCTGACCGCGAAAGGGGTCTCCGTCCAGGCCTTTGATCTGGCAGTTGTGGATATTGGCAAGCTGGCGATTGCGCTGGTGGATGCCGCTACACTGATCGTTGGCACCCCGACCGTGCATGTCGGGCCGCACCCTGCGGTCTATTATGTATCGCATCTAGCCAACCTGCTGAAGCCCAAGCTCAAATATGCCGCTATCGTCGGCTCATACGGATGGAGCAGCAAGGCGATTGAGCAGATTGCCGGGCTGATTCCCAACCTCAAAGTTGATGTGCTGGGAACAGTTCTGCAAAAAGGACTGCCGGACGCGGGGACCTTCGCCCAGATCGATATCTTGGCAGACAATATCGCCAAGGCACATTACGCAGATGAATTGGTGTCAGGAACCGGGCGAGCTGTTTAG
- the ric gene encoding iron-sulfur cluster repair di-iron protein: MKMISYSKTVWVASIGLLVLSVSTACVRNDASNNPLKTDNEGRAGLMKHGIESNITVANLVVRYPQLRASLELMGIDYCCGGKKPLGIAVKEAGLQWEAVQEALMEALAVQPESVKKNWADVPLSELVDHIVLTHHVFMKEQLPRLSGLLVKVEKAHGAQHGEMLAQLRLNYSTLRSELEAHLMKEEQDLFPLIKQIEAFSCGNGPAPVSHCRNMADPIRQMEIEHDHAGNTLATLRRLTDNYQLPSDACPTFEALYEGLAAMEADLHEHIHLENNILFPKSAEQAATVNY; this comes from the coding sequence ATGAAGATGATTTCATATTCCAAGACCGTCTGGGTGGCATCAATCGGACTTCTGGTGCTGTCAGTAAGTACGGCATGCGTCCGCAACGATGCTTCGAATAATCCGCTGAAAACAGACAATGAAGGGAGAGCTGGTCTCATGAAACACGGAATCGAAAGCAATATCACCGTCGCGAATCTCGTTGTCCGGTATCCGCAACTCCGGGCAAGCCTGGAACTCATGGGCATTGATTATTGCTGCGGTGGAAAAAAACCGCTGGGCATCGCGGTCAAGGAAGCCGGGCTGCAATGGGAGGCTGTACAGGAAGCATTGATGGAAGCTCTTGCAGTGCAGCCGGAATCTGTGAAAAAGAATTGGGCCGATGTTCCGCTCAGTGAGCTGGTCGATCATATTGTCCTCACGCACCATGTTTTTATGAAGGAGCAGTTGCCGCGACTTAGCGGTTTACTGGTGAAGGTTGAAAAAGCACACGGTGCGCAGCATGGCGAGATGCTTGCTCAGCTTCGTCTCAACTACAGCACCCTGCGCTCCGAGCTCGAAGCCCACCTGATGAAAGAGGAGCAGGACCTCTTTCCGCTCATTAAGCAGATCGAGGCGTTTTCATGCGGCAACGGTCCTGCGCCTGTGTCCCATTGCCGCAACATGGCTGATCCAATCCGGCAAATGGAGATCGAGCACGACCACGCAGGCAATACGCTGGCCACCCTGCGCAGGTTGACTGATAACTATCAACTGCCGTCGGATGCCTGCCCAACCTTTGAGGCTCTCTACGAGGGGCTTGCCGCCATGGAGGCCGACCTGCATGAGCACATACATCTGGAAAACAACATTCTGTTTCCTAAAAGTGCAGAGCAGGCAGCGACGGTAAATTACTAA